The Clostridiales bacterium FE2011 sequence TTCCGTATCGATTGACGCGCAAAATATAATGCCTGTGATCAAACGCTGGCTGTATTCTGACAAGGATATTTTCCTGCGGGAGGCGGTTTCCAACGCCTGTGACGCTATCACCAAGTTCCGGATGCTCCATCCGGACAGTGAGGAAGCCATGAGCGTGACTGTCACCGTGGATAAGGAAAAGAAAGAGATCCGGATTGCCGATACCGGTATCGGCATGACCGCGGATGAAGTCCGCAAGTACATCAACCAGGTGGCTTTCTCCGGCGCGGCGGAGTTCATGAAGCAGTTTGAGAACGAGAAGCCGGAGGAGAAGGGCGATATCATCGGCCACTTCGGCCTGGGCTTCTATTCCGTCTTCATGGTCAGTGACAAGGTGGAAATCCAGACCCTCAGCAGCGAGGGCGAGGCGGAGCCGGTTCACTGGGTATCTGAGGACGGCATGAGCTTCGAGCTTTCCGGCGGCAAGCGCAAGGCCCACGGCACGGACGTTATCCTGCATATCACGGAGGAGGAAAAGGAATTCCTGGACGTGTGGAAGGTCCGGGAGGTCCTGAACCGCTACTGCGGCTACATGGCTTATCCGGTAATGCTGGAGGACGCCAACGCGAAGCCCGTGGAAAAGGACGTGCCTGTCGGGGATGAGAAGAACGAGGACGGCACGCCGAAGACCGAAAAGGTCATCGAGGTTCCGAAGCCCCAGCAGATCAACGAGACCGCGCCCCTGTGGCTGAAGAAGCCCTCCGACTGCAAGGACGAGGAGTATAAGGAGTTCTACCACAAGGTCTTCATGGACTTTGACGATCCGCTGTTCTGGATTCACCTGAACGTGGATTATCCCTTCAACCTGAAGGGCATCCTGTATTTCCCGAAACTGAAGAACGATTTCGGCACCCATGAAGGCCAGATCAAGCTTTTTGCCGGCCAGGTCTTCGTGGCGGACAACATCAAGGAAGTCATTCCCGAGTTCCTGATGCTGCTCAAGGGCGTCATCGACTGCCCCGACCTGCCCCTGAACGTCAGCCGTTCCTTCCTGCAGAACGACGGTTATGTGAAGAAGATCAGCGCCCACATCACCAAGAAGGTGGCGGACAAGCTGAACAGCCTCATGAACACCGAGCGGGAGACCTACGAAGGCTACTGGGACGATATCGCGCCCTTCGTCAAGTACGGCTGCATCAAGGACAGCAAGTTCTTCGACATGGTGAAGGATTCCATCCTCATGAAGAAGACGGACGGCAAGTACTCCACCATCGCGGAATACAAGGCTGCCAACTTTGACAAGACCGATAAGAAGGTCTATTACACCAACGATGAAAAGCGCCAGGCGGCTTCCGTCAAGCTGTATACGGACCGGGGCATTGAGGTCGCGGTCATGAGCACCCTGATCGACGGCAACTTCATGTCCTTCATGGAATACCAGGGCAAGGAGGAAGACCGGGTGACCTTCGCCCGGGTGGACGCGGACATCGACGGCCTGAAGGAAGAATCCGAGGAAGGCAAGGATCTGGACGCGGACAAGCTGCAGACCCTCTTCCGGGGCGCCCTGGGCAAGGACAACCTGGAAGTGAAGCTGGAATCCCTGGGCGACGCGGACATGACCGCCATGGTTACGGAAGACGAGCAGATGCGCCGCTATAAGGAAATGAGCCGCCTTTACGGCCAGAACTTCCCGATCCCGGACAGCTTCACCCTGGTGCTGAACCGCCGCAATGCCACCGTGCAGGCGCTGGCCCAGCGGGATCCGGAAGACGAAACCACCAAGATGCTCTGCTGCCAGGTCTACGACCTTGCCCGTATGGCAGCCCAGCCGCTGGAAGCGGAAGAAATCACCACCTTCCTGGACCGCAGCCGCAAGCTGTTGGCCATGCTGGTCAAATAACCTGTTATCACCGCGCGCGCCCGTTTCCGGACGCGCGCTTTTCAGTTGGGTTGCCCTGGAACGGAATGAATGATATGATGAGGCGGAAATCCGATATGCGGAAACAAACAGGGAGAATCATATGCTTGTTTTAAAGAATATCGTCAAGGACTATGCCGCCGGAGACGCGAAGGTTGAAGCGCTCCGGGGCGTTGACCTGGTCTTTGGTGAGAGTGAATTTGCCGCGATCCTGGGACCTTCCGGCTGCGGCAAGACCACGCTGCTGAATATCATCGGCGGCCTGGACCGGTATACTTCCGGGGATCTGATCATCCGCGGAAAGTCCACAAAGCAGTTTACGGAGCGGGACTGGGATACCTACCGGAACCATTCCGTGGGTTTTGTTTTCCAGAGCTATAACCTGATTCCGCACCAGACGGTGCTGGCCAATGTGGAACTGGCCCTGACCCTCTCCGGCGTCAGCCGGGAGGAGCGGCGTACCCGGGCGGTGGAAGCGCTGGAACAGGTCGGCCTCGGGGATCAGCTGAAGAAGAAGCCCAACCAGCTCAGCGGCGGCCAGATGCAGCGGGTGGCGATTGCCCGGGCGCTGGTCAACAATCCGGAAGTCCTGCTGGCGGACGAGCCCACCGGCGCGCTGGACAGCGAAACCAGTCTCCAGGTTATGGAGATCCTGCGCCAGGTGGCCAAAGACCGGCTGGTTATCATGGTCACCCACAATCCGGAGCTGGCGGATCAGTATGCCACCCGGATTATCAAGCTGCTGGACGGAAAGATCGTCAGCGACAGCGCCGCGGAAGGCGAGCGTACCGGATCCGGCGAGGCGGAACAGGGCGCTGATTCCCGGCGGAAAACTTCCATGGGCTTCCTGACGGCCCTGAACCTGAGCCTGAATAACCTGATGACCAAGAAAGGCCGGACGATCCTGACAGCCTTTGCCGGATCCATCGGCATCATCGGTATTGCGCTGATCCTGAGCCTGTCCAACGGCGTGAACCGGTATATTGAGCGGGTACAGCGGGATACCCTGTCCTCCTATCCGCTGCAGATAGACGAGCGAACCGTGGACATGACGGACACGGTGGCGGGACTCATGGATCTGGACCTGGAGGGCAAGGACCGGGCGGACGGCAAGGTGTACTCCGGCAGCCGCATGACCCAGCTGATGAGCTCCTGGATGAGCGGCGTCACGGAAAACGACCTGGCCGGTTTCAAGGCCTGGCTGGAGGATCCCGCCAATGATATTGAGCGGTATGTTTCCGGTATCAGCTATGAATACAACACACCGCTGCTCCTGTACCGCACGGACCTGGAAACACCCATCCAGGTCAACCCGTCCACGGTCATGGAATCCTCCGGTATGGCGGATATGATGAGCCTGATGGGATCGGGAACCGGTATCCAGGAAACGATGATGAATACCACCGCGCGCCGGATGAACGTGTTCACGCCCCTGCTGAACAATGACGAACTGCTGAAGTCCCAGTACGCTGTGCTGGCGGGCCGCCTGCCGGAGGCGAAGGACGAAGTGGTGATTGTCCTGAACAGCCGGAATGAGCTGAGCGATTATACCCTGTACTCCCTGGGCCTCCGGGACCAGAGCGAACTGAAGGAACAGTTTGACCAGCTGATGCGCGGTGTGGCCATCGAGACGGAAGACCTGGAGTTCTCTTATGAGGAGCTCATGAATATGCGCTTCCGGATGCTGCTGAATACGGACGTGTATACCCGGTCGGGAACGCTGTGGACGGACAGCTCCGGTGACGCGGAGTATATGGCCCGGAAGCTGGAAGACGCCATGGAGCTGAAGATCGTGGGTATTGTGAAGCCCGCGAAGAGCGGCCTGACTTCCGAATCCGGCGGCATCGGCTACCGGACGGAGCTGGTGGATTACCTGCTGGCACAGGTGCGGGACAGCGAAATCGCCCGGGAACAGCTGTCGAATCCGGAAACGGACGTTTTTACCGGCCAGCCCTTCTCCGCCGTGGCCCAGGATGCCCTGTCCCTGCTGGACTCCATGGAAGTGGAAGACTTTATGGAAATGCTGGAAAGCCGGGGACTGATTCCTTCCGGCATGATCCCGAAGGAGTACCGGCCCTTCCTGACCAAGGACCTGCTGAAACAGTTTGTGGGCCAGGGCGTGATGATGATCAGCGGCAACACGCTGGAAGCGAACCTGGAGAAGATGGGCATCAGCGATCCGGACAAGCCGGCTTCCGTCTATATCTATCCGAAAGACTTTGAGTCCAAGAACCGGATCACTGAAAAGATCGAGGCCTATAACGCGCAGGTGGGTGAGGATCACGCCGTCCGCTATACGGATTACGTCGGACTGATGATGGATTCCGTAACGACCATCGTGAATGCCATCTCCTATGTGCTGGTGGCCTTTGTGGCCATCTCCCTGGTGGTGTCTTCCATCATGATTGGTATCATTACCTACATCAGCGTGCTGGAGAGGACCAAGGAGATCGGTATCCTCCGGGCCATCGGCGCCAGCCGCCGGGACGTCTCCCGGGTCTTCAACGCGGAAACGTTGATTGTGGGCTTTGCGGCAGGCGTGATCGGTATCCTGGTTACGCTGGGACTGACTGTGATTGCCAACATCATCCTCAGCGGCCTGACGGGAATCCCGGATATTGCGGCCCTGCCGCCCATGGCCGGGGTGATCCTGGTAGCCATTTCCATGCTGCTGACGCTGATCGCCGGTATTATTCCTTCCCGGATTGCCAGCCGGAAAGATCCGGTGGTGGCGCTTCGCACGGAGTGAGAAGCAAATTCAGAATTCAGAATTAAGAATTCAGAATTTAATGTGGTATATCCGTGGTTCAGTATGATCTCCAACCAGAGGATGGAAGTTACTAATCATTATGAATTATGAATTGTGAATTATGAATTGAAAACGGAGGGACAGGTTATGTTCAGTGAAGCCAGGGGCGATTCTGTACAGATCGCGAGGGAGTATATGGATTCCCTGCTTGTGGAGAGCCGGGTTGTCGGCGCGGTGAAGCCGGACACAACCTTCCGGTTCCTGGGAGAAACCTTCAGCATGCCGTTTATGACCGCGGCGCTCAGCCATCTGGACCTGGCGTCCATGGCGGAGGGCGCGAAGCAGGCGGGTGCCTGCGTCAGCATCGGGATGGGCGGCAATGAAGAGATGGGCAAAGTCCTGTCCACCGGCGCAAAGGTGATCAAGATCATCAAGCCCTACGCGGATGAAAAGGAGATCATGAGCCGGATCGAATACGCGGAGGAGCACGGCGCCCTGGCGGTCGGCATGGATGTGGAGCATGCGGTCAATGTGGAAGACGCGGAGGATTCCGTGGTTATGGGCCTGCAGATGAAGCAGCCGACCCTGGAGGAGCTGGAGAAATATATCCGGGCGACAAAGCTGCCCTTTTTCATCAAGGGTGCGCTGAGCGCGGCGGATGCGCTGCGCTGCCGGGACCTGGGAGCCGCCGGCCTGGTGCTGAGCCATCATAACGGCCTGATGCGGTATGCCGTGCCGCCGGTGATGATCCTGCCGGAGATCCGGAAGGCGGTGGGCAGCGACCTGCTCCTGGTTGCGGACGGCGGGATTGAAACCGGTTTTGACGCTTTCAAGGCGCTGGCCCGCGGCGCGGACGCCGTGACCATGGGCAAGGCGCTGATGGGCCCCCTGAAGGACAAGGGGGCGGAAGGCGTAAAAGAAGCCCTGCAGAAGGCGAACGGCCAGCTGCAGGCGATGATGATCCGCACCGGAACGAAGAACCTGAAGCACATGGATCCGTCTGTGATCTGGGAGCCTGCCGGATACCGGCACGGATAAATAAGAAAACGTCTCTGACCTTTGGTCAGGGACGTTGTTTATTCCTTGGGAAGCATGGCCGAGCTTTTGATGCGCCTGCCCAACCGGCGCTCCGTATAATCCCGGAGCAGGGTGAAGGGTGCGGTTTCCTCCGGGGTGTTGACCCAGGCGGCGGAGCCGGTGGTCAGCGCTTTCCGCATCCAGCGGATCTGCCCGGGAGAGAGGGGTGCCTGGTCCCGGCGGCTTTGGCAGCTGTCGCAGCAGATGCCGCCTTCTTCCGCGTCGAAGAAAAGCGGGGCATTTTCCTCCGGCTTCTTTCCGCAGAACACGCAGTGGTTCAGCCGGGGCTTGAAACCCTGGCAGGCGGCAAAGTGAAGCAGGAACCCGGCCAGCAGCGGTTTCCATTCCTGGTCGGAAAAGGTCAGCCGGGACAGGGTGTGAAGCAGCAGCATAAAAAGCTCCTGCTGTTCCTGCTCGGGCTCCGCCACGGCTTCCGCCAGGTTCAGCAGCCAGATGCCGCAGGTCAGCCGGTCGTAGTCGTTCCGCAGGGGGTAGAAGGTTTCAATCAGTTTGACGGAGGTTACCGTGATGTGCCCGCCGTTTTCGTGCAGCATGTAATCCCCCAGCGCGAACAGCTCGCCGGAGTTCAGGTTGTGGGATTTGGGCTTGCGGCAGTTCCGGATGATGGCGTCAATCCGACCCCGGGAAGGGGAAAGAAGGGTGACCATCCGGTCGTTGTCCCGGTAGTTCACATGCCGCAGCACAATGGCGGTATTTTCTGTCTGAATCATGGTATCCTCAGCGTTCCGGGCCTGTTTGCAGGTTGGCGTATTTCCTAAAGCTATGCTATCATATGGGACAGTTGAATGCAAGCGAACGGGCTGTTGTGAAGAGTGTTAAGTGAAGAGTGTAGAGTGTAGAGTTCCTCCTGCGGAGGCAGGAGGAGAAAGGAGACAGATCATCACCATGGACGAACTGCTGCTTCGCAAGGCGCAGCACGGTGATCCGGAAGCGTTTGAACAGCTGATCACGCCGCTGGAACAGCTGATCTGGCGGATCTGCTGGCACTATACGGGCAACCGGGAAAGCGCGGAAGACTGCGGCCAGGAAACCATGATCCGGATCTGGCGGAGCCTGGACAGCTACCGGGGCGACTGTGCTCTGGAAAGCTGGGTGTACCGGATTGCGGCCAACTGCTGCATGGATTACCTGCGAAAGAAAAAGCGGGACAAGAGCGTGTCGATGGAGCCGATGCAGGAACAGGGCTTTGATCCGGCGGATCCCTCTCCGGGAACAGAGGAACAGGTGGTTGCCGCGGATGAGCAAAAGCGCCTGCGGGAGGCAATCACCATGCTGCCGGAGGATCAGCGGGAGGCGCTGATCATGACCCAGCTGGAAAAGGTACCCTATGAGGAGGCGGCCAAACTTCTCGGGGTATCGGAGGGCACGATCAAAAGCAGGGTCAACCGGGCAAAAGCAAGACTGAAAGAAATCCTGTCGGGAGAAAGGGAACTTTCTCCGCCGGGGAACGTCAAAATAGATGAAAGGAGGTCGCGGTCATGAAACAGACAGACACGGAAAAGATGCTTCAGAATGATCCGGAACTGGACGCCCTGCTGGATCAGATGGCGGAGGATGTTCCGCCCATGCCCGCGGACTTCCATGACAACTGGATGAGTACCATCCGGACTGAAGCCAAACAGGCCGCTCCTGCGGCCGAAGAAAAGGAAGAAAAGAAACCGGTATCCATCGTCCGCTGGACAAGAATCCTCAGCGTTGCCGCAATGTTTGTGTTCCTGATCGGCGGCACGCTGCTGTACCGGAACACAAAAGGCACCATGAGGCCGGCCATGAACGCGGAAAAGAAGGAAGCGGCGGTCATGACGGAGATGGCTGTTACAGCCGTGGAGGAGGCGGCAGAGGAAGAGGCGGAGTCCGAAGCATATGATCCGGACAGGGATGCCGGGAACATGCCGCTTTCCGCAAGCATTCCCATGGCAGCTGCGTCTGACGCGGCGGCCGCGGATGCCAGGTCGTATGAGGCGGAGGTCAATGAAGCGCCGGTCATGGCTATGGGAGCTGCCGTAGAGGAAGACGCTGTATATGAAGCGGCGGAGGCTGCGGAGGAACCGATGCCTGTACCGGCGGCGACATCCATGCCCACTGCGGAACCGGTTCCCGAACCGGAAGAAGCGGGAACGGCGGATGAACCGGAGACAACGGAACAGTCCGGACTGCTGCAGCAGGCAGGGGGATTTTTCACGGATATGGGCGATTTCCTGCTGTCTGCGCTGCCATACCTGGCGGTGCTGGCGGTACCGGCTGTGGCTGCCCTGCTTCTCAACCGACGGAAAAAGCATAAGAGCAACTGATCGATTCTGACACACAAGGAGAATACACGGACCATGGAGCTGTTTGACCTGTATACCAAAGACCGGGTGAAAAACGGACGGACAATGGTGCGCGGCGAGCCGGTACCGGAGAACTGCTACCGGATCGTGGTGCATATCTGCATTTTTGACAGTGAAGGCCGGATGCTGATCCAGCAGCGCCAGCCCTTCAAGCATGGCTGGTCCAATATGTGGGACATTACGGTGGGCGGAAGCGCCATTGCCGGGGATGACAGCCAGTCGGCGGCGGAACGGGAGACCCGGGAAGAGCTGGGCCTGGAGATTGATCTTTCTGAAGTCCGCCCGTCTCTGACACTGCACTGGGAGCACGGTTTTGATGATTATTACCTGCTGACACAGGAGGTGGATCTGTCGACCCTGCACCTGCAGTATGAGGAAGTGCAGGCGGTACGCTGGGCCACACGGGATGAGATCATGCAGATGATTGACGACGGGCAGTTCATTCCCTATGAAAAGGGACTGATTGATCTGCTCTTCTTCCAGCGGAACCATCGTGGCGCGCATACCCGGCGGGATACAACGGGAGCCTGATCACTGAACAGATAAGAGGGAATATGGATAAAAGCACACTGTACGTTACTGACCTGGACGGAACCCTGATGCGGAGCAGCGGAACCCTGTCCGCGTATACTGTTTCGGTGATCAACCGGCTGGTGGAACAGGGCCTCGCGTTTACCTATGCCACTGCCCGCTCCGTTGAGAGCGCGCGGACCATTACCGGCGGCCTGCGGCTGTCCCTGCCGGTCATCACCCGGAACGGCGCGGTGCTGGCGGACAATCAAACCGGAAAGCATCTGGAAAAGGCCCTCTTCACGGAAGAAGAGGTGAAGCTCCTGAAGGAAATGCTGCCGGAGCTGCCCCGTCTGGGCTTTGTCTCCTGCTTTTCCGGGGAGAAAATGTTTAAAACCTTCATGCCCGGAGAGCATACGCCGGGCTTTGAAAAATACCTGGAGTACTACAGGAACGATCCCCTGATGAAGCGGGCGGACACAGTGGACGATCTGTTCTTCGGCCAGCCTGGCTACGTTACCCTGATCGATGACAGGGAAAAGATGGCGCCGATCTATGAACGGGTCCGGCAGTACTCCGGCTGGGAATGCATTTTCCAGAAGGATACCTATTGGGAGGAGTACTGGGTGGAGATCTGTCCGCAGAACTGTACCAAGGCCAAGGCGATCCTGAAGATGAAGGAACGATATGGCTTTCAGAAGGCGGTTGTTTTCGGGGATTCCGTCAATGACCTGCCCATGTTCCGGGCGGCGGATGAAGCCTATGCGGTGGATAACGCGCTGGAGGAACTGAAAGGGATCGCGACCGGGGTCATCGGCCGCAACGACGAGGACGCGGTGGCGCACTTCCTGGAAAGCCGGGGCGCGGCGGCAAAAGGAAACTGACTGTAATAGGAACCGGAAGGAAAATACCGGTTCCTATTTTTCTGAATGCGTCCTGTATTCATGGCTGTTCATTGAGGTATGATCAGCATGGAAAGATGCCAAACCGGCCGAAAGGGCGGAGAAAGGGGTAAAGTGATGTACTGCGAGAAATGCAAGCGGATTTTTGAAGAAGAAAAATGCCCTGTCTGCTGGCACAGCCAGGTCCGGGAGCCTGAACCCGGAGACCTGTGCTTCCTGACGGAGCAGGATTATGTTTCCTCCGGCATCCTGGAGGATGTGCTGAAGCAGGATGGAATCCCGTACCTGAGGAAGGACGTCATGGGCGCGGGGATGGCCATCAAGGTCGGTCCCATGCTGGACCGGGGCAGGTTCTACGTTATGTATGAAAAGCTGCCGGACGCCCAGGCGGTTGTGGATGAATTGTTCACCGGGATCCGGGAGGAAGCCGGAGAGCCGGTAAAGCAGGAGTGAGGATATGATTGCCGGTTTTGTAATCTGGAGCGCAGTAAGCCTTCTGCTGCTGGGGATCGGTATCTGGTCCTGGCGGTCGGAAAAGGCGGCGGGTTTTTATACCGGCGCAAAGCCGCCGGAGGTGACGGACGTCCGGGCTTATAACCGCTCCGTGGGGAAACTGTGGTTTGCCTATGCGGTGTTGTTTGAACTGCTGTACGTTCCGCTGCTGATTCCGGCACTGCATGATTCGGGCATCCTGTGGTTTGGCCTTGGGACGCCCGTGATCACAATCGGACTGCTGATCGGCTATCACTGTATCCTGCAGAGGTACAGAAAAGTATAAACGTTTCATTATTGGAAAAAACCGGGTCCTGTGATATATTGTTTTCATCAGAATGAAGAGAGGCTTTGCTTTATGTTCTTTGATGAAAACAGGCTCAGGGATCCGGATTTTTTTCGTGAAAACAGACTGGACGCGCATTCCGATCATGCGATTGAGCCTGCGTACCGGCTGTGCCTGAACGGCCTGTGGAAGTTTGCCCATGCCGTGAATCCTTCCCAGGTGATTCCCGGTTTTGAACAGCCGGAAATGGACTGCCGCGGCTGGAGCGATATCCATGTACCTGCCCATATCCAGCTGGAGGGCTGGGGGACGCCCCAGTATGCCAATACGGAATATCCCTGGGACGGGCTGGCGGATATCCGGCCCGGAGAACTGCCGGAAAACTTTAATCCCGTTGCCTGCTATGTGAAGTATTTCCGCCTGCCGGAGAACATGCGGGGCAAGCGGGTCTTTATCTCTTTCCAGGGTGTGGAGAGCTGTGTGGCCCTGTGGCTGAACGGAACCTATATCGGTTTCTCCTCGGACAGCTT is a genomic window containing:
- the recO gene encoding DNA repair protein RecO, with amino-acid sequence MIQTENTAIVLRHVNYRDNDRMVTLLSPSRGRIDAIIRNCRKPKSHNLNSGELFALGDYMLHENGGHITVTSVKLIETFYPLRNDYDRLTCGIWLLNLAEAVAEPEQEQQELFMLLLHTLSRLTFSDQEWKPLLAGFLLHFAACQGFKPRLNHCVFCGKKPEENAPLFFDAEEGGICCDSCQSRRDQAPLSPGQIRWMRKALTTGSAAWVNTPEETAPFTLLRDYTERRLGRRIKSSAMLPKE
- a CDS encoding RNA polymerase sigma factor, with the protein product MDELLLRKAQHGDPEAFEQLITPLEQLIWRICWHYTGNRESAEDCGQETMIRIWRSLDSYRGDCALESWVYRIAANCCMDYLRKKKRDKSVSMEPMQEQGFDPADPSPGTEEQVVAADEQKRLREAITMLPEDQREALIMTQLEKVPYEEAAKLLGVSEGTIKSRVNRAKARLKEILSGERELSPPGNVKIDERRSRS
- a CDS encoding NUDIX domain-containing protein → MELFDLYTKDRVKNGRTMVRGEPVPENCYRIVVHICIFDSEGRMLIQQRQPFKHGWSNMWDITVGGSAIAGDDSQSAAERETREELGLEIDLSEVRPSLTLHWEHGFDDYYLLTQEVDLSTLHLQYEEVQAVRWATRDEIMQMIDDGQFIPYEKGLIDLLFFQRNHRGAHTRRDTTGA
- a CDS encoding HAD hydrolase family protein → MDKSTLYVTDLDGTLMRSSGTLSAYTVSVINRLVEQGLAFTYATARSVESARTITGGLRLSLPVITRNGAVLADNQTGKHLEKALFTEEEVKLLKEMLPELPRLGFVSCFSGEKMFKTFMPGEHTPGFEKYLEYYRNDPLMKRADTVDDLFFGQPGYVTLIDDREKMAPIYERVRQYSGWECIFQKDTYWEEYWVEICPQNCTKAKAILKMKERYGFQKAVVFGDSVNDLPMFRAADEAYAVDNALEELKGIATGVIGRNDEDAVAHFLESRGAAAKGN
- a CDS encoding ABC transporter ATP-binding protein/permease, with the translated sequence MLVLKNIVKDYAAGDAKVEALRGVDLVFGESEFAAILGPSGCGKTTLLNIIGGLDRYTSGDLIIRGKSTKQFTERDWDTYRNHSVGFVFQSYNLIPHQTVLANVELALTLSGVSREERRTRAVEALEQVGLGDQLKKKPNQLSGGQMQRVAIARALVNNPEVLLADEPTGALDSETSLQVMEILRQVAKDRLVIMVTHNPELADQYATRIIKLLDGKIVSDSAAEGERTGSGEAEQGADSRRKTSMGFLTALNLSLNNLMTKKGRTILTAFAGSIGIIGIALILSLSNGVNRYIERVQRDTLSSYPLQIDERTVDMTDTVAGLMDLDLEGKDRADGKVYSGSRMTQLMSSWMSGVTENDLAGFKAWLEDPANDIERYVSGISYEYNTPLLLYRTDLETPIQVNPSTVMESSGMADMMSLMGSGTGIQETMMNTTARRMNVFTPLLNNDELLKSQYAVLAGRLPEAKDEVVIVLNSRNELSDYTLYSLGLRDQSELKEQFDQLMRGVAIETEDLEFSYEELMNMRFRMLLNTDVYTRSGTLWTDSSGDAEYMARKLEDAMELKIVGIVKPAKSGLTSESGGIGYRTELVDYLLAQVRDSEIAREQLSNPETDVFTGQPFSAVAQDALSLLDSMEVEDFMEMLESRGLIPSGMIPKEYRPFLTKDLLKQFVGQGVMMISGNTLEANLEKMGISDPDKPASVYIYPKDFESKNRITEKIEAYNAQVGEDHAVRYTDYVGLMMDSVTTIVNAISYVLVAFVAISLVVSSIMIGIITYISVLERTKEIGILRAIGASRRDVSRVFNAETLIVGFAAGVIGILVTLGLTVIANIILSGLTGIPDIAALPPMAGVILVAISMLLTLIAGIIPSRIASRKDPVVALRTE
- a CDS encoding alpha-hydroxy-acid oxidizing protein; its protein translation is MFSEARGDSVQIAREYMDSLLVESRVVGAVKPDTTFRFLGETFSMPFMTAALSHLDLASMAEGAKQAGACVSIGMGGNEEMGKVLSTGAKVIKIIKPYADEKEIMSRIEYAEEHGALAVGMDVEHAVNVEDAEDSVVMGLQMKQPTLEELEKYIRATKLPFFIKGALSAADALRCRDLGAAGLVLSHHNGLMRYAVPPVMILPEIRKAVGSDLLLVADGGIETGFDAFKALARGADAVTMGKALMGPLKDKGAEGVKEALQKANGQLQAMMIRTGTKNLKHMDPSVIWEPAGYRHG
- the htpG gene encoding molecular chaperone HtpG; the protein is MKKEKGSVSIDAQNIMPVIKRWLYSDKDIFLREAVSNACDAITKFRMLHPDSEEAMSVTVTVDKEKKEIRIADTGIGMTADEVRKYINQVAFSGAAEFMKQFENEKPEEKGDIIGHFGLGFYSVFMVSDKVEIQTLSSEGEAEPVHWVSEDGMSFELSGGKRKAHGTDVILHITEEEKEFLDVWKVREVLNRYCGYMAYPVMLEDANAKPVEKDVPVGDEKNEDGTPKTEKVIEVPKPQQINETAPLWLKKPSDCKDEEYKEFYHKVFMDFDDPLFWIHLNVDYPFNLKGILYFPKLKNDFGTHEGQIKLFAGQVFVADNIKEVIPEFLMLLKGVIDCPDLPLNVSRSFLQNDGYVKKISAHITKKVADKLNSLMNTERETYEGYWDDIAPFVKYGCIKDSKFFDMVKDSILMKKTDGKYSTIAEYKAANFDKTDKKVYYTNDEKRQAASVKLYTDRGIEVAVMSTLIDGNFMSFMEYQGKEEDRVTFARVDADIDGLKEESEEGKDLDADKLQTLFRGALGKDNLEVKLESLGDADMTAMVTEDEQMRRYKEMSRLYGQNFPIPDSFTLVLNRRNATVQALAQRDPEDETTKMLCCQVYDLARMAAQPLEAEEITTFLDRSRKLLAMLVK